The window GGAATCCGGGTCTCGTGCCACAACGCCTTGCGCAGCAGGAAAGGCGAGTTGGCGGCGAGCGCGACCTGAACTCCGGCAAGGCACTGCGCGGCGTTCCAGTTCGGCGCGAACTTGTCCGGCGGCACCTGCAGGTGCAGCTGCGCCGACGTGCACGCCGACTCGGCCAGGATCGAGTCCTGCAGGCTGCGCAGGCGTTCCACGCGCTGACCGGGAAGCGCGGTGCCCTCCATGTTGAGCAGCATCTCCTCGCCGCGGGCGGCAAAGATCTGGTCGTTGAGCTTGCGGTAGCGCGGACTCTGCGAGAGCCACTTCGACTGGAAGTGCTCGCCGCGCAGCGTGGGCAGGGTGCCGATCATGACGAGCGTCGCGCCCGCGTCCTGCGCCTTCTCGCCCGCGTCGGCGAGCGTCGCGCGCAGCTCGGTCTCCAGATCCGGCGTTTGGTCCCCGCGCAACGGCCTGGGCCGAACGTTGAGTTCGAGATTGTGCTGGCCGAGTTCGGTCGTGTAGCTGGGGTCGTCGATCTTCTCCAGCACTGTGGTGTTGAGCATGGCGGGTCGCAGTGCGCTGTCGACCAGGCTCAGTTCGATCTCCAACCCCATCCACGGCGGGGACTCCGCGAAGCCGCCCTCATTGAGCATCCGCTCCAACGCGTCGAGACACCGCTGCACTTTCTGGCGGTATCGCTGCCGGTCTTCCTGGCTGAACGCATCGGTCGTGATGTCGTGCCCCATGCCGCCCTCCCCGTCGAGCCGGTATTCGTCCGGCATCTGTGCGGGAAGCCAACGTTTGCACAGGGTTGTGGTCGTTGCTAGCGGCCAAATTGGTGCCGTGAGTTATGTCGATGTCACGCTGAGCAAGCAGTGTCGGTTGCCGCCCGGTCCGGGCGCGACCATGCGAAACTGCGCGGTGTGGCGCAGGTGATCGAGGTGACCGATCCGTCGGATCCGAGGCTGGACGACTTCCGGGACTTGTCGTCCGCGGACCGGCGTCCGGACCGGCCCGGCGGGCGTGGTCTCGTCATCGCCGAAGGGGTCGTGGTGGTGCAGCGGCTACTCGCCTCCCGGTACCCCGTCCGGGGACTTCTCGGGGTGCGGCGCCGGATCGAGGCGCTGGGCCCCGAACTCGACCGGCTCGACGTGCCCGCGTATGTGGCAACGGCTGAGGTCATGGCCGAGACCGTCGGCTTCCACCTCAACCGCGGGGTGCTCGCCGCGGCCGACCGCGCGACCCCGCCCGACGTCGCCGAACTGGCTGCCAAGGCGAGGGTTCTGGCCGTCCTCGAAGGGGTCGGCGACCACGAGAACCTGGGTTCGATCTTCCGCAACGCGGCGGCCCTCGGCGTGGACGGCGTGCTGCTCGGCCCTGGCTGCAGCGACCCCCTCTACCGGCGCAGTGTCCGGGTCTCGATGGGGCATGTGCTCGCGGTGCCGTTCGCCCCGCTCGAACCGTGGCCCGATGGGCTCAAATGGTTGCGCGACAGCGGATTTCGGGTGTTGGCACTCACCCCCGCTGCCGGATCGGTACCGCTGTCCGAGGCCGTCCGACCCGGCGAACGGGTGGCGGTCCTGTTGGGGTCCGAGGGGCCTGGTCTGACCGAGGAGGCCATCGCCGCGGCGGACGCGGCTGTGCGCATCCCGATGGCGGGTGGGGTCGACTCGCTGAATGTGGCGACCGCGGGGGCGGTCGCCTTCTACGCGCTTGGTGGAGGGGACGACGGTGGAGCTGCACGCCAGGGATGAGCGGGCGGTGCTGGTCGGTCACGACGGCACGGCCGAACGTGAGGTCGACCCGGATAGCCTCGCCCTGGGCGCCGACCTGGCGGCGTCGCTGCATGAGTGGGCGCGGGTGGTCGGAGCCGTGCACCGAAGTGAGGCAGGGGAGCCGGGTCAGGCCGGGTTCGTCGTGTCGCGGCGCGGCAGGCAGCTCGCGAGCCGCGTCGCGACCGCCATGGGTCGCCCGATCAGCTACGTCGACCCGCTCACCGGCGAGGTGTCCGTGGTCGAGCCGGTGGAGCGTCCGAGCGCGCAGCGGCAACGCCGCCCCGAGCCGACGCCGTGGCTCACCGGGCTGACCGTCGCCTTCTTCGCCTTCGTCTTCGTCGCCGTCGCGATCAACGGGCTCGCCGTGACCCTCGCGGAGACCAGCCCGCTGCTGGGCGTCGGGTCGAACCTCGTGGTCACCGCGGGCCTGCTGCCCTCGATCTGGCTGGCCCGCCGCACCCCGGTCCTGCGGTGGCTGGCGGTCGGGACGGCCGCGGGCATCGCCGTCGGCTGGATCGGGCTGCCGTTCATCCTCTTCGGCTGACTTGACGTGTGGGGTCGCCAGGCGTATAAATCCAATCGGTTATACAACCGAGAGGTTATGGAATGGCTGTCGACCAGCTGGACG is drawn from Actinokineospora alba and contains these coding sequences:
- a CDS encoding TrmH family RNA methyltransferase produces the protein MAQVIEVTDPSDPRLDDFRDLSSADRRPDRPGGRGLVIAEGVVVVQRLLASRYPVRGLLGVRRRIEALGPELDRLDVPAYVATAEVMAETVGFHLNRGVLAAADRATPPDVAELAAKARVLAVLEGVGDHENLGSIFRNAAALGVDGVLLGPGCSDPLYRRSVRVSMGHVLAVPFAPLEPWPDGLKWLRDSGFRVLALTPAAGSVPLSEAVRPGERVAVLLGSEGPGLTEEAIAAADAAVRIPMAGGVDSLNVATAGAVAFYALGGGDDGGAARQG
- a CDS encoding DUF2537 domain-containing protein; translation: MELHARDERAVLVGHDGTAEREVDPDSLALGADLAASLHEWARVVGAVHRSEAGEPGQAGFVVSRRGRQLASRVATAMGRPISYVDPLTGEVSVVEPVERPSAQRQRRPEPTPWLTGLTVAFFAFVFVAVAINGLAVTLAETSPLLGVGSNLVVTAGLLPSIWLARRTPVLRWLAVGTAAGIAVGWIGLPFILFG